The Panicum hallii strain FIL2 chromosome 9, PHallii_v3.1, whole genome shotgun sequence genome has a window encoding:
- the LOC112874297 gene encoding aquaporin SIP2-1 → MSPAPPPPSRARIRPWLVVGDLALAAAWVCAGALVKLLVYGPLGFGGRPEAEAVKVSLSIVYMFIFAWLEAATGGASYNPLTILAAAVASQGGPVVYLFTAFVRIPAQVIGAILGVKLIQFTFPNVGKGARLSVGAHHGALAEGLATFMVVMVSVTLKKKEMKSFFIKTWITSIWKNTIHIFSSDITGGIMNPASAFAWAYARGDHTTFDHLLVYWLAPLQATLLGVWVVTFLTKPKKIKEQ, encoded by the exons ATGTctccggccccgccgccgccgtcgcgcgcCCGCATCCGGCCGTGGCTGGTGGTGGGGGACCTGGCGCTGGCGGCCGCGTGGGTGTGCGCGGGTGCGCTGGTGAAGCTGCTCGTGTACGGCCCGCTCGGCTTCGGGGGGCGGCCCGAGGCCGAGGCGGTGAAGGTCTCGCTCTCCATCGTATACATGTTCATCTTCGCCTGGCTTGAGGCCGCCACGGGCGGCGCCTCCTACAACCCGCTCACCatccttgccgccgccgtcgcctcccAGGGCGGACCGGTCGTATACCTGTTCACCGCCTTCGTGCGAATCCCTGCCCAG GTGATTGGGGCGATTCTGGGAGTGAAGCTGATTCAGTTTACTTTCCCTAATGTGGGTAAGGGGGCCCGCTTAAGTGTTGGTGCTCATCATGGGGCGTTAGCTGAAGGATTGGCAACTTTCATGGTTGTTATGGTATCGGTGACTCTTAAGAAGAAGGAGATGAAAAGTTTCTTTATAAAGACATGGATCACAAGCATCTGGAAGAACACAATTCATATCTTTAGCTCGGACATAACTGGAGGGATAATGAACCCTGCATCT GCTTTTGCTTGGGCATATGCTCGAGGAGATCATACAACATTTGACCATCTACTGGTATATTGGCTGGCGCCCCTCCAAGCAACCCTGTTAGGAGTGTGGGTAGTGACCTTCTTAACTAAACCCAAGAAGATCAAGGAGCAGTAA
- the LOC112874296 gene encoding alpha-L-arabinofuranosidase 1-like codes for MGILRAGSVCWLFQVLVPVCALCQILYVGSVGAQTAQLSVDASPQNAQVIPGNMFGIFFEEINHAGAGGLWAELVSNRGFEAGGPNTPSNIDPWLIIGDESNIIVATDRSSCFAGNPIALRMEVHCETTGTNACPSGGVGIYNPGYWGMNIERRKVYRATMYIKSSESVELTVSLTSSDGLQNLASHTITGDKEDFVEWTKVELDLESIGRNTNSRLQLTTTKSGIIWFDQVSLMPSDTYMGHGFRKDLASMLANMKPRFLKFPGGNYVMGNYLVNAFRWSETVGPWEERPGHFNDAWAYWTDDGLGFFEFLQLAEDLGACPVWVVNDGASLNEEVPTATIAAFVKDVVNGIEFARGDPQTAWGSVRAAMGHPEPFQLYYVSIGNQECTKYYYKDNYMKFYSAIKASYPDITIISSCDRSAISPVNPADLYDVHVYTSSGDMFSRSRMFDNTARSGPKAIVSEYAVTGNDAGRGTLIAALAEAAFLIGLERNSDVVEMASCAPLFVNDNDRRWNPDAIVFNSWQHYGCPNYWMLHFFKDSSGAALHPSTIQLSNYDQLLTSAITWNNSQDGNTYLKIKVVNFGSKAVNLNISVTGLETDIQTFGSIKTVLTSGWLRDENSFQQPDKVVPAASPITNAGEQMGVVLDSYSLTSFDLLLGSSQTLHSVSGSSLHSSL; via the exons ATGGGCATCCTAAGAGCCGGTTCGGTTTGCTGGCTGTTCCAAGTGCTGGTTCCTGTCTGTGCCTTGTGTCAGATACTTTATGTTGGATCAGTTGGGGCTCAAACTGCTCAGTTGAGTGTGGATGCTTCACCTCAGAATGCTCAGGTGATCCCTGGAAATATGTTTGGCATCTTCTTTGAG GAGATCAACCATGCTGGAGCTGGTGGATTGTGGGCAGAGCTTGTAAGCAACAGAG GTTTTGAAGCTGGCGGTCCTAATACTCCTTCAAACATTGACCCATGGTTGATCATTGGGGATGAATCCAATATTATCGTGGCAACAGATCGGTCATCCTGTTTTGCTGGTAACCCAATTGCACTTCGAATGGAAGTACATTGTGAAACTACTGGAACTAATGCCTGCCCATCAGGAGGTGTTGGGATCTACAATCCTGGTTACTGGGGCATG AACATTGAGAGAAGAAAGGTTTACAGAGCTACCATGTACATCAAGTCGTCAGAATCGGTGGAGTTGACAGTTTCCTTAACAAGTTCAGATGGTCTTCAAAATCTAGCTTCTCATACCATCAC GGGTGACAAAGAAGATTTTGTTGAGTGGACAAAGGTTGAACTTGATTTGGAATCGATTGGTAGAAATACTAATTCAAGACTTCAGCTTACGACAACCAAAAGTGGCATAATTTGGTTTGATCAAGTATCACTTATGCCATCAGATACTTACATG GGGCATGGTTTTCGTAAAGATCTTGCCTCTATGCTGGCAAATATGAAGCCTCGATTTCTAAAATTTCCAG GTGGCAACTATGTAATGGGGAATTATCTTGTAAATGCATTCCGTTGGAGTGAAACTGTTGGACCATGGGAAGAAAGACCTGGTCATTTTAATGATGCTTGGGCCTACTGGACTGATGATGGACTTGGATTTTTTGAGTTCCTCCAA CTAGCAGAAGACCTTGGTGCTTGCCCAGTTTGGGTGGTTAATGATG GGGCCAGCCTCAATGAAGAAGTCCCAACTGCAACAATAGCTGCCTTTGTAAAG GATGTTGTAAATGGAATTGAATTTGCCAGGGGAGACCCCCAGACTGCATGGGGTTCAGTTCGTGCAGCAATGGGACATCCAGAACCCTTTCAGCTTTATTATGTTTCAATAGGGAATCAAGAATGTACTAAATACTATTATAAAG ATAACTACATGAAGTTCTATTCTGCAATAAAAGCATCCTACCCAGACATCACAATCATATCAAGCTGTGATAGATCTGCTATTTCACCAGTCAACCCAGCTGATTTGTATGATGTTCAC GTCTATACCTCATCAGGTGATATGTTTTCCAGATCTAGAATGTTTGATAACACAGCCCGCAGTGGACCCAAG GCAATTGTTAGTGAATATGCTGTGACTGGAAATGATGCTGGTCGAGGAACACTGATAGCTGCTTTAGCTGAAGCTGCATTTCTCATTGGATTAGAAAGAAACAG TGATGTGGTTGAGATGGCAAGTTGTGCTCCACTCTTTGTAAATGACAATGATCGAAG GTGGAACCCAGATGCCATAGTCTTTAACTCATGGCAGCACTATGGATGCCCAAATTACTGGATGCTACACTTTTTCAAAGATTCAAGCGGCGCGGCACTTCATCCATCCACTATTCAACTTTCAAACTATGATCAACTGCTCACATCTGCTATCACTTGGAATAATTCACAAGATGGGAATACCTACCTGAAAATAAAG GTTGTAAATTTTGGGAGCAAAGCTGTTAACCTTAATATATCTGTAACTGGGCTGGAAACTGATATTCAGACATTTGGATCCATCAAGACCGTTCTTACTTCTGGTTGGCTGCGGGATGAGAACTCCTTCCAGCAGCCAGACAAG GTGGTGCCGGCGGCAAGTCCTATAACCAACGCGGGCGAGCAGATGGGTGTTGTTCTGGATTCCTACTCCCTCACCTCATTTGATCTCCTCCTGGGCTCGAGCCAAACGTTGCATTCAGTCTCAGGGTCGAGCTTGCATTCAAGCTTGTGA